From the Candidatus Peregrinibacteria bacterium genome, one window contains:
- a CDS encoding methionine adenosyltransferase domain-containing protein, producing MLKTSEFVSPMHPDKLCDRISDAIVDAYLENDPNSRCAIEVMGGHELIQVMGEVTSTAKPDIREIVRRIAGNLECNIHLVSQSPEIAKGVNEGGAGDQGIMIGYACRENEAMIPQEHYLARSLCRYLYELHPDDGKTQITINDIGEIVAVVASWRGVTHKTLYDEVIEWYEKNNLTFAKGTRVILNAAGDWEKGGFDADTGLTGRKIVMDAYGSRIPVGGGAFSGKDCTKVDRSGAYRARQLALHELKHNDVRDVLVQVAYSIGEAHPIQVSVLFNGELEHDLTEKYKDFFTPARIKQELALDKPIFEETACWGHFGNGFAWDQSF from the coding sequence ATGCTTAAAACATCTGAATTTGTATCACCCATGCACCCCGATAAGCTCTGCGACCGCATTTCCGATGCGATCGTTGATGCATATCTGGAAAACGATCCCAACTCCCGCTGTGCGATTGAGGTCATGGGTGGACATGAACTCATCCAAGTGATGGGTGAAGTTACCTCAACTGCAAAACCTGATATTCGCGAAATTGTTCGTCGTATCGCTGGCAATTTGGAATGCAATATCCATCTGGTCAGCCAATCTCCCGAGATTGCCAAAGGAGTGAATGAAGGCGGAGCTGGAGATCAAGGCATTATGATCGGCTACGCCTGCCGTGAAAACGAAGCCATGATTCCGCAAGAACACTACCTTGCCCGAAGCCTGTGTCGCTATCTTTACGAACTGCATCCTGATGACGGTAAAACGCAGATTACGATCAACGATATAGGAGAAATAGTCGCCGTGGTGGCTTCTTGGCGAGGCGTGACTCACAAAACACTCTACGATGAAGTGATCGAATGGTACGAGAAAAACAATCTCACATTTGCCAAAGGCACAAGAGTCATCTTGAACGCTGCGGGCGACTGGGAGAAAGGCGGATTTGATGCGGACACGGGACTTACCGGCCGCAAGATCGTCATGGATGCCTATGGCTCAAGGATTCCCGTTGGAGGCGGAGCTTTTTCGGGAAAAGACTGCACAAAGGTTGATCGCTCAGGAGCGTATCGAGCAAGACAGCTCGCACTCCATGAACTGAAACACAATGATGTGCGTGATGTGCTGGTGCAGGTTGCCTACTCAATCGGCGAAGCTCATCCGATCCAAGTCAGCGTACTTTTCAACGGCGAACTGGAACACGACCTAACCGAAAAATACAAAGACTTTTTTACTCCTGCCCGCATCAAGCAGGAGCTTGCCCTTGATAAACCGATCTTCGAAGAAACCGCCTGCTGGGGACACTTCGGAAACGGTTTTGCATGGGATCAATCATTTTAA
- a CDS encoding ATP-binding protein has translation MICKDCRDAGFTSGSISYQAYGVSDKYFCTQCVKGRSMFEQWKKEPAQQENFRAWKQEKIDRAIKLSGVDGMFENIRLADIKSDSTLAKSCLRYVENWEKIKPTGGGYYFWGNVGTGKTYIASALANELMKIKMVEVLFIRMPEAAKRVKKTFDSPAKSEDTKIFDRMKEVELLMIDDLGVEKISEWLIDEMYQIIDFRWRNKKPMIITSNRSLEELAKVYPEQIPSRIKGCCKTIHFNSSDRRKTLPTLF, from the coding sequence ATGATTTGTAAGGACTGCCGAGACGCTGGTTTTACCAGCGGATCAATCAGTTATCAGGCGTATGGCGTGAGCGATAAGTATTTCTGCACCCAGTGTGTAAAAGGGCGAAGCATGTTCGAACAATGGAAAAAAGAACCCGCTCAACAAGAAAACTTTCGCGCATGGAAACAAGAAAAAATTGATCGAGCGATCAAACTTTCGGGAGTCGACGGAATGTTTGAAAACATTCGTCTGGCGGATATCAAAAGCGATTCAACGCTTGCCAAGTCCTGCCTCAGATATGTGGAAAACTGGGAAAAAATCAAACCGACGGGCGGAGGGTATTACTTTTGGGGCAATGTGGGAACTGGAAAAACTTATATCGCTTCCGCGTTGGCCAATGAACTGATGAAAATCAAAATGGTCGAAGTGCTTTTCATTCGCATGCCCGAGGCGGCCAAACGAGTAAAAAAGACTTTTGATTCACCCGCGAAAAGCGAAGATACCAAGATTTTTGACCGCATGAAGGAGGTGGAACTGCTTATGATCGATGATCTCGGTGTGGAAAAAATATCCGAATGGTTGATCGATGAAATGTACCAAATTATCGATTTTCGCTGGAGAAACAAAAAGCCCATGATCATCACTTCCAACCGATCGCTTGAGGAACTCGCCAAAGTGTATCCCGAGCAAATCCCTTCCCGCATCAAAGGCTGTTGCAAAACGATTCACTTTAACTCCTCGGACAGGAGGAAAACATTACCTACACTATTCTAA
- a CDS encoding DUF4373 domain-containing protein — translation MNSGKTLYTLEKRYGNDGYAFLFKVLEALGKSENHFIDCRNPADWEFLLAITNVSEVIAEEMMKLLTTLGTFDEELWSSRIIFSANFIENLKNVYERRKRKCMQKSDICEQLQLKCSPKPDSSEISGAENTQSKVKRSEVKESKADIFAQKDFAREDNQKMTQADFKEFWDSYPKKRSKQKAQEKFLKIPREFLPKILRAVREQKESHEWQKDGGQFIPHPTTWLNGKRWEDDINSYNFNDSNHGKNQRDRLSGYVSKEGYADLVIGDDDL, via the coding sequence GTGAACAGCGGAAAGACTCTGTACACGCTCGAAAAGCGGTACGGAAACGATGGCTATGCCTTCTTGTTCAAGGTGCTGGAAGCCTTAGGGAAAAGCGAAAACCACTTTATTGATTGCAGAAACCCCGCTGATTGGGAGTTTCTGTTGGCAATAACCAATGTGAGCGAGGTTATTGCGGAGGAAATGATGAAACTGCTCACTACGCTCGGAACTTTCGATGAAGAACTTTGGTCAAGCAGGATCATTTTTAGCGCAAATTTTATCGAGAACCTCAAAAATGTGTATGAGCGGCGCAAGCGTAAATGTATGCAGAAATCGGATATCTGCGAACAATTACAACTTAAATGTTCACCGAAACCCGACTCAAGCGAGATAAGCGGCGCGGAAAATACACAAAGTAAAGTAAAGAGAAGTGAAGTAAAGGAAAGTAAAGCAGATATTTTTGCGCAAAAAGATTTTGCGCGAGAGGACAATCAAAAAATGACACAGGCAGATTTCAAAGAATTTTGGGACAGCTATCCGAAAAAACGCTCAAAACAAAAAGCGCAGGAAAAATTTCTGAAAATCCCTCGAGAATTCCTGCCAAAAATCCTTCGTGCCGTGCGTGAGCAAAAAGAAAGCCACGAATGGCAAAAAGACGGCGGGCAGTTTATCCCGCATCCCACCACTTGGCTCAACGGCAAACGATGGGAAGACGACATCAATTCATATAACTTTAACGATTCTAACCATGGAAAAAATCAGCGAGATCGGCTTTCAGGCTATGTCAGCAAGGAAGGCTACGCAGACCTCGTCATCGGAGACGATGATTTGTAA
- a CDS encoding SAM-dependent DNA methyltransferase, with translation MANTTKPKKEKGIEETLWDSANKLRGTVEPSEYKHVVLGLIFLKFASDKFEERRQELIAEGKDKYLEMVEFYTMKNVFYLPEISRWSYLVENARQNDIALKIDTALFTVEKNNPALKGALPDNYYSRLNLDVPKLASLLSTIHQIDTLKDKEHDIIGRIYEYFLSKFAIAEGKGKGEFYTPKNIVNLIAEMIEPYKGIIYDPCCGSGGMFVQSMKFIESHHGNKKEISVYGQENLTATYKLAKMNLAIRGISANLGETAADTFSKDQHKDLKADFIMANPPFNQKDWRATNELESDARWAGYATPPASNANYGWILHMASKLSDNGVAGFLLANGALGDPDTLSIRKQFIKNNLVEAIVVLPRDMFYSTDISVTLWILNKNKKARTVEQNGKMIKYRDRKDEILFMDLRRHGSEYEKKYIQLTNEDISSVVNNYHNWQREGFRETYKNIPEFCYSAHIDEVEKNNFSLIPSKYIEFVDRDSNIDYDKEMKRIQKNFNTILADEVSSQKELLQAFKNLGYEIEL, from the coding sequence ATGGCAAATACTACTAAACCGAAAAAGGAAAAAGGCATTGAAGAAACCCTATGGGACAGTGCCAATAAACTCCGTGGCACTGTTGAACCATCTGAGTACAAGCATGTGGTACTGGGGCTTATATTTTTGAAATTCGCGAGTGATAAATTTGAAGAAAGAAGACAAGAGCTTATTGCGGAAGGAAAAGATAAATACTTGGAAATGGTAGAGTTTTATACCATGAAAAATGTGTTTTATCTTCCTGAAATTTCCCGATGGAGTTACTTGGTAGAAAATGCACGACAAAATGACATTGCACTAAAAATCGACACAGCCTTGTTTACTGTCGAGAAGAATAATCCTGCTCTCAAAGGAGCACTCCCTGACAACTATTATTCAAGACTTAATTTAGATGTTCCAAAACTTGCTTCTTTGCTTTCTACTATTCATCAAATAGATACTCTTAAGGATAAGGAGCATGACATTATAGGAAGAATCTATGAATACTTTTTAAGTAAGTTTGCGATTGCTGAAGGTAAAGGTAAGGGAGAATTTTATACTCCAAAAAATATCGTCAATCTTATTGCAGAGATGATAGAGCCATACAAAGGAATAATTTATGATCCCTGTTGTGGCTCAGGTGGTATGTTTGTGCAATCAATGAAGTTTATCGAGAGTCATCATGGTAATAAAAAAGAAATATCTGTTTACGGGCAAGAAAATCTAACAGCTACCTATAAACTGGCAAAGATGAATCTCGCTATTCGTGGGATTTCTGCAAATTTAGGAGAGACGGCTGCTGACACTTTTTCCAAAGATCAACATAAAGATCTCAAGGCGGATTTTATTATGGCAAACCCACCTTTTAACCAAAAAGACTGGAGAGCGACTAATGAGCTGGAGAGTGACGCACGCTGGGCAGGATACGCTACTCCGCCAGCTAGCAATGCAAATTATGGTTGGATTTTACACATGGCTTCAAAACTTTCCGATAATGGTGTGGCTGGCTTTTTACTTGCAAATGGGGCTTTGGGCGATCCAGACACTTTATCAATCAGAAAACAATTTATTAAAAATAACTTGGTTGAAGCGATTGTTGTTTTGCCGAGGGATATGTTTTATAGCACAGACATCAGTGTTACTCTTTGGATTTTAAACAAAAATAAAAAGGCTCGAACTGTTGAGCAAAATGGTAAAATGATAAAATATCGCGACCGCAAAGATGAAATCTTGTTTATGGATTTAAGACGACATGGTTCGGAATATGAAAAGAAATATATTCAACTCACAAATGAAGACATTTCTAGCGTTGTAAATAACTACCACAACTGGCAACGAGAAGGATTCAGAGAAACATACAAAAACATTCCTGAGTTTTGTTATAGCGCTCATATCGATGAAGTAGAAAAAAACAACTTCTCACTTATTCCGAGTAAGTATATTGAGTTTGTAGATCGTGACAGTAATATTGACTATGATAAGGAAATGAAGCGGATACAAAAAAACTTTAATACTATTCTTGCGGATGAAGTGAGTTCGCAGAAAGAATTACTACAAGCATTTAAAAATCTTGGTTATGAAATCGAATTATAA
- a CDS encoding restriction endonuclease subunit S, which translates to MKSNYKKIGDYIQIVNERNTDLTVSTLLGVNMTKNFMPTVANMTSLDLSKYKIVRKGRFACNIMHVGRDERLPISLFEKNEPALVSPAYITFEVKDSKKLLPEFLMTIFQKPEFDRLTWYVSDSSVRGGLEWERFCEIEIPIPDDIEVQKSVIAAYKGLLKNQSGFEKSLSDLQFICDTYIENLIKTEKPKVLGEYIEKIIQKNSDDSINEVVGVSERKEFRLPSGKVNKENLSNHLIVKKNEFAYIPRMNPFKPLAVALSNFNYPVVVSASYVAFKVIDAKIILPEFLLLFLKRAEFDRYAAFNAWSSTRDTFDWTDMCSVKLPIPDIEVQKSIVAIHHALESRKRINEDLKKMITPLCPILIKGVTDNLSKI; encoded by the coding sequence ATGAAATCGAATTATAAAAAAATCGGCGATTATATTCAGATTGTAAATGAACGAAATACGGATTTAACTGTGTCTACTTTGCTGGGTGTTAACATGACCAAAAATTTTATGCCTACGGTTGCAAATATGACAAGTTTGGACTTGTCAAAGTATAAAATTGTTCGCAAAGGTAGATTTGCTTGTAATATTATGCATGTTGGACGAGATGAAAGACTCCCTATTTCATTATTTGAAAAAAACGAACCTGCACTTGTATCTCCTGCATATATTACATTTGAAGTTAAAGATTCAAAAAAATTATTACCTGAGTTTTTAATGACTATTTTCCAAAAACCTGAATTCGATCGTCTTACTTGGTATGTTAGCGATAGTAGTGTTAGAGGTGGGCTTGAATGGGAAAGATTTTGCGAAATTGAAATACCAATCCCTGATGATATTGAAGTACAAAAAAGCGTTATCGCAGCTTATAAAGGACTTTTGAAAAACCAAAGCGGTTTTGAAAAAAGCTTGAGTGATTTGCAGTTTATTTGCGATACCTACATTGAAAATTTAATCAAAACTGAAAAGCCAAAAGTTCTTGGAGAGTATATTGAGAAAATCATTCAAAAAAATAGTGATGATTCTATTAATGAAGTTGTAGGAGTAAGTGAAAGAAAAGAATTTCGTTTGCCAAGTGGGAAAGTAAATAAGGAAAATTTATCAAATCATTTAATAGTAAAGAAAAATGAATTTGCCTATATTCCCAGAATGAATCCTTTCAAGCCACTTGCTGTCGCATTATCTAACTTTAATTACCCCGTTGTAGTATCTGCATCCTATGTGGCCTTTAAAGTGATAGATGCAAAAATAATTTTGCCTGAATTTTTACTACTTTTTTTAAAAAGGGCTGAATTTGACCGATATGCAGCATTCAATGCTTGGAGTAGTACCAGAGATACTTTCGATTGGACAGATATGTGCTCTGTAAAATTACCGATTCCAGATATTGAGGTGCAAAAATCAATTGTTGCCATTCATCATGCGCTGGAATCCAGAAAGCGCATAAATGAAGATTTAAAAAAAATGATTACACCCCTCTGTCCGATTTTAATAAAAGGGGTTACCGATAATTTATCTAAAATTTAA
- a CDS encoding DUF1064 domain-containing protein, producing MAFIRLHHGNKFGNRQVTVDGIRFDSIKESRRYHELKLLEHAGEIKNLTLQPRFTLQENFKRDGKVHRKIEYVADFRYTENGQEIVEDVKSAITKKHPVYALKKKLLLKKYPDITFLET from the coding sequence ATGGCATTCATACGACTACATCACGGCAATAAATTCGGCAATCGGCAGGTCACGGTCGATGGTATCCGCTTTGACAGCATCAAAGAATCACGCAGGTATCACGAACTTAAACTGCTCGAACATGCGGGAGAAATCAAAAACCTCACGCTTCAACCTCGATTTACTTTGCAAGAAAACTTTAAACGAGATGGCAAAGTCCATCGCAAAATCGAGTATGTCGCTGACTTCCGCTACACCGAAAACGGTCAAGAAATCGTGGAAGATGTGAAATCCGCCATTACCAAAAAACATCCCGTGTACGCTCTCAAAAAGAAACTTCTGCTCAAAAAATATCCCGACATTACTTTTTTAGAAACTTAA
- a CDS encoding phage portal protein, with product MQTQFPTNEDFARVAKLNNFYNVFKGLHSKVFKLKSYFEEDQKKRTLLYLAYNVGQIVSLTAADFLFGEQLKIQTNEEDASKPLESKINKIVQENYLDEKLYQSSVIQDVAGFTVFLVRQKDKVAIIEEVPYDNYFPDFSGVRLGEEPQTIVIASYVDIVNPKNNKKETFLYKQIHSVGKITHELWSTTTDMKQSEKVELAIYSADLSEEETTELPYIPVFQIDNFKTVKERFGISAYESVMNLFEELNDRITQISVQLIKHLNAKVAVGEGILTKKGEIDSDQELFLVEKGDIVPQYITNSNGLIEEGFKQIESILRQICTVTQTPTSFLGLDELGGAERVETVKIRMAAFLKKIKRKQRSYEAKLVDIFKTALFFEGTKKFPDGTDIKFGWDLGLPRDHFTEAQTHQILVESGIESVETAIREIKDLDGDALAQELERIKVQFAEAKQTPEITF from the coding sequence ATGCAAACTCAATTTCCCACTAATGAAGATTTTGCTCGCGTAGCCAAACTGAACAACTTTTACAATGTGTTCAAAGGACTGCACAGCAAAGTATTCAAACTCAAAAGCTATTTTGAAGAAGATCAGAAGAAACGCACGCTCCTCTATCTCGCCTACAATGTCGGACAGATCGTGTCGCTCACTGCGGCAGATTTTCTTTTCGGAGAGCAACTCAAAATCCAAACCAACGAAGAGGATGCGAGCAAACCACTGGAAAGCAAAATCAATAAGATCGTGCAGGAAAACTATCTCGATGAGAAGCTGTATCAAAGTTCGGTGATCCAAGATGTCGCGGGATTTACTGTTTTCTTGGTCAGGCAAAAAGATAAAGTCGCCATCATTGAAGAAGTGCCGTACGACAATTACTTTCCTGATTTCTCAGGCGTGAGGCTGGGCGAAGAACCGCAAACCATCGTGATCGCTTCGTATGTGGACATTGTGAATCCGAAGAATAACAAAAAGGAAACCTTTCTCTACAAACAGATCCACTCGGTAGGCAAAATCACGCACGAACTCTGGTCTACCACGACCGACATGAAGCAGTCCGAGAAAGTAGAGCTGGCAATTTACAGCGCTGATCTATCCGAGGAAGAAACAACAGAGCTTCCTTACATTCCCGTTTTTCAGATTGATAACTTTAAAACCGTCAAAGAACGCTTCGGCATCTCCGCTTACGAAAGCGTGATGAACCTGTTTGAAGAGCTGAACGATCGTATCACGCAGATCTCCGTGCAACTCATCAAGCATCTCAATGCCAAAGTAGCGGTTGGTGAAGGAATCCTGACGAAAAAGGGAGAGATCGACAGCGATCAGGAACTTTTCCTTGTAGAAAAGGGCGACATCGTTCCGCAGTACATTACCAACTCCAACGGTCTCATCGAAGAAGGCTTCAAACAGATTGAAAGTATCCTGCGACAGATCTGCACCGTCACACAAACGCCGACTTCTTTTCTCGGACTGGATGAACTGGGCGGAGCAGAAAGAGTGGAGACGGTCAAAATCCGCATGGCGGCCTTCTTAAAAAAGATCAAACGCAAACAAAGAAGCTACGAAGCCAAGCTCGTGGATATCTTCAAAACTGCTTTGTTTTTTGAGGGTACAAAAAAGTTTCCCGATGGCACGGACATCAAGTTCGGCTGGGATTTGGGATTGCCTCGTGATCACTTCACCGAAGCACAAACCCATCAAATTCTTGTCGAGAGCGGTATCGAAAGCGTGGAGACTGCCATCCGCGAGATCAAAGACCTTGATGGCGACGCTCTTGCTCAAGAACTGGAACGCATCAAAGTTCAGTTTGCGGAAGCCAAACAAACGCCCGAAATTACTTTTTAA
- a CDS encoding DNA modification methylase gives MKIEYVPIKDLQFADYNPRAATKKEAQELKKSLERFGFVEPVVVNSDPKRKNIIIGGHFRVRTAKDLGLKEVPVHYIKISDEKKERELNLRLNKNLGHWDAELLVEFDENLLLDVGFESDELDKLFEGLKLDDPDSDKDDEVPELAEDSKTQIGDVWQLGRHRIMCGDATNMEHVITLMEGKQADVVFTDPPYNVNYKGRGQKTSNGIANDNMEGSAFGHFLEKVFKNYREAIKTGAGLYVFHSSSSQSQFEYAIEKAGLEVKNQLIWNKPAAALGWGDYRWKHEPFFYCAVKSQKVQFYGDRKHSTVWDFQKTDAQLFAWAQKMKRAEEQGKTTIWTMSRDKVGEYVHPTQKPVELIVYALRNSSKSDDLVLDLFLGSGSTLIAAEKSERTCYGLELDPKYIDVIIKRWEDYTGEKAELVAPVTRKTPLN, from the coding sequence ATGAAAATCGAATATGTCCCTATCAAAGATCTGCAATTCGCAGACTACAATCCGAGAGCCGCTACCAAAAAAGAGGCTCAAGAACTCAAAAAATCACTGGAACGGTTTGGCTTTGTCGAACCTGTGGTGGTGAACTCCGACCCGAAACGCAAAAACATCATCATCGGCGGACACTTCCGCGTGCGGACTGCCAAAGATCTCGGACTTAAAGAAGTGCCAGTGCATTACATCAAAATTTCCGATGAGAAAAAAGAACGGGAACTGAATCTCCGTTTGAATAAAAACCTCGGACACTGGGACGCGGAGCTTCTTGTTGAGTTTGATGAGAACCTGCTTCTTGATGTCGGTTTTGAATCCGATGAGCTGGATAAACTTTTCGAAGGACTCAAGCTGGATGATCCCGACTCGGATAAAGACGATGAAGTGCCTGAACTTGCCGAAGATTCCAAAACACAAATCGGTGATGTTTGGCAACTTGGTCGGCATCGAATCATGTGCGGAGATGCCACGAATATGGAGCATGTCATCACTCTGATGGAAGGCAAACAAGCGGATGTCGTCTTTACCGACCCGCCCTACAATGTGAACTACAAAGGCCGCGGGCAGAAAACTAGTAACGGCATCGCCAACGATAACATGGAAGGTTCAGCTTTTGGCCATTTTCTCGAGAAGGTTTTCAAAAACTATCGGGAAGCGATCAAGACGGGAGCGGGTCTTTATGTCTTTCACAGCTCATCTTCTCAGTCTCAATTTGAGTACGCCATTGAAAAAGCGGGACTGGAAGTAAAAAACCAGCTTATTTGGAATAAGCCCGCCGCTGCACTCGGCTGGGGTGATTACCGTTGGAAACATGAACCGTTCTTTTACTGCGCGGTAAAGAGTCAAAAAGTACAGTTTTATGGGGATCGTAAACACTCTACGGTTTGGGATTTTCAAAAAACCGATGCTCAGCTTTTTGCATGGGCGCAAAAGATGAAACGAGCGGAAGAACAAGGCAAGACCACTATCTGGACTATGTCCCGCGATAAGGTTGGAGAATATGTCCATCCGACGCAGAAACCCGTCGAATTGATCGTTTATGCGCTCAGAAACAGCAGCAAATCGGATGATTTGGTTTTGGATTTATTCCTCGGCTCGGGGTCGACTTTGATCGCCGCCGAAAAGTCCGAACGCACCTGTTATGGGCTTGAACTCGATCCAAAATACATAGATGTCATTATCAAACGCTGGGAAGACTACACGGGAGAAAAGGCAGAACTTGTTGCACCTGTTACACGCAAGACCCCTCTTAATTAA
- a CDS encoding helix-turn-helix transcriptional regulator, translating to MEENNQTPKTIGQKIRIWRKKRKLTQEGLARKADIPYTTLAKIESDNIQNPTLDTITKIANGLEITLNELTS from the coding sequence ATGGAAGAAAACAACCAAACCCCGAAAACGATAGGCCAAAAAATAAGGATTTGGAGGAAGAAAAGAAAGCTTACTCAAGAAGGTTTAGCTCGCAAGGCTGATATTCCGTACACAACGCTTGCAAAAATTGAAAGCGACAACATCCAAAATCCAACATTGGATACTATCACCAAGATCGCCAATGGTCTGGAAATAACTTTGAATGAATTAACTTCATAA
- the dcm gene encoding DNA (cytosine-5-)-methyltransferase, with amino-acid sequence MKAFSTFSGIGGFDLALERSGITVVGHSEVDKYAERIYRFKFNNTNYGNITTINANELPDFDLLVGGFPCQAFSIAGKRGGFSDSRGGLFFDLARILQAKRPQCFLFENVKGLLSHDGGKTFATVIQTLTKLGYSLEWQVLNSKNFGVPQNRERVFIVGYFGDIPRQKIFPLPRANGRIAPTGIVPVLTPDRPQKRQKGRRFKSDGETAFTLTSQDRHGIMQINSPKHSNDRVYSAEGVSPTLNTMQGGLRQPFILRDGRDNRSCLRAGRAMELGFKGKSVRRLTPLECERLQSFPDHWTQYGLDECGQKVEMSDSQRYKTLGNAVTVSVVEYIIKSLI; translated from the coding sequence ATGAAAGCTTTCTCAACATTCTCGGGTATTGGCGGATTTGATCTCGCTTTGGAGCGTTCGGGCATCACGGTTGTCGGACACTCCGAAGTGGATAAATATGCTGAACGAATCTACCGATTTAAATTTAATAATACCAACTATGGAAACATTACTACCATCAACGCAAACGAACTGCCAGACTTCGACCTTCTTGTCGGAGGATTCCCTTGTCAGGCTTTTTCAATCGCTGGAAAACGGGGAGGATTTTCCGATTCCCGAGGAGGATTGTTTTTTGACCTTGCGCGCATTTTGCAAGCTAAACGGCCTCAATGCTTCCTCTTTGAAAATGTTAAGGGACTCCTTTCTCACGACGGCGGAAAAACTTTCGCAACTGTCATCCAAACGCTTACAAAACTGGGGTATAGCCTCGAATGGCAAGTGCTTAACAGCAAGAATTTCGGAGTCCCGCAAAATCGGGAAAGAGTGTTCATTGTCGGATATTTTGGAGATATTCCCCGACAAAAAATATTTCCTCTCCCAAGAGCAAACGGTCGAATTGCTCCAACAGGCATAGTGCCAGTACTGACTCCCGACCGACCGCAGAAAAGACAAAAAGGCAGAAGATTCAAATCCGATGGAGAAACGGCATTCACACTGACCTCGCAAGACCGTCACGGGATCATGCAGATCAATAGCCCGAAGCATTCAAACGACCGCGTGTACTCTGCCGAAGGAGTCTCTCCTACGCTCAATACTATGCAAGGAGGTCTGCGTCAGCCGTTTATTCTTAGAGATGGCAGAGACAATCGTTCCTGCCTTCGTGCCGGCCGAGCAATGGAACTGGGATTCAAAGGTAAATCGGTGCGTCGTTTGACCCCACTGGAATGCGAACGACTGCAATCATTTCCCGATCATTGGACTCAATACGGATTGGATGAATGCGGGCAGAAGGTGGAAATGTCTGATAGCCAGCGCTACAAAACCCTCGGGAACGCCGTCACCGTTTCCGTGGTCGAATACATCATAAAATCATTAATTTAA
- a CDS encoding PD-(D/E)XK nuclease family protein, producing the protein MKNILTKSQIADFPVRHLSISAMRTYLTDRQSFFKRYVRLEFDKKESPALIEGKGVHAVLEGYWKAKKDGKDFNWEEAIDEQERIIAAKDREGRIDWGKSGDLEKSQKNIRQAIEFYRETPPEYKEIVSIEDEFISNFEDLNGNAMPIPLKGFCDLIIKEGEDYIIVDHKTVALVKQQDEPAPAFELQAAAYWFLVRKEYGINPKRMVFDQIKKTKNRDGSPQITPYIIEYTPEILLRFIELYTRVIKELAGIPLFDPETGVMQFLPNPFAMFDWEESWADFCEEVQSGKEWNLSEIKVIQENRYSDEGAEALDI; encoded by the coding sequence ATGAAAAACATTCTTACCAAATCGCAAATAGCGGACTTCCCCGTAAGACACCTTTCCATATCTGCTATGCGAACCTATCTCACTGACCGCCAGTCATTTTTCAAACGCTATGTCAGGCTGGAATTTGATAAAAAAGAAAGCCCTGCTCTGATCGAAGGAAAAGGAGTGCATGCGGTACTCGAAGGCTACTGGAAAGCAAAAAAAGACGGCAAAGATTTCAACTGGGAAGAAGCGATCGATGAACAAGAACGCATTATCGCAGCCAAAGACCGCGAAGGGCGAATTGACTGGGGTAAATCGGGAGACTTGGAAAAATCCCAAAAAAATATCAGGCAGGCTATCGAATTTTACCGAGAAACTCCGCCTGAATACAAAGAGATCGTTTCCATTGAAGACGAGTTTATCTCGAATTTTGAGGACTTGAACGGCAATGCCATGCCAATCCCGCTCAAAGGATTCTGCGATCTCATAATCAAAGAAGGCGAGGATTATATCATCGTCGATCACAAAACGGTCGCCTTGGTCAAACAACAAGACGAACCCGCTCCTGCTTTTGAACTGCAAGCAGCCGCTTATTGGTTTCTGGTCAGAAAAGAGTACGGCATCAATCCCAAACGCATGGTCTTCGATCAAATCAAGAAGACTAAAAACCGAGACGGAAGCCCGCAAATCACTCCATACATCATCGAATATACGCCTGAAATTCTGCTCCGATTCATTGAGCTTTATACCCGCGTAATCAAAGAACTGGCTGGTATCCCACTTTTTGATCCTGAAACGGGCGTGATGCAATTCTTGCCGAATCCGTTTGCCATGTTTGACTGGGAAGAATCATGGGCGGATTTTTGCGAAGAAGTGCAAAGTGGCAAGGAATGGAACTTGAGTGAAATCAAGGTTATTCAGGAAAACCGTTACTCCGACGAAGGTGCGGAAGCTTTGGATATTTAA